Proteins from a genomic interval of Bacteroidales bacterium:
- a CDS encoding tetratricopeptide repeat protein has translation MDLKVTREMISAFLLNTLPMEKMSLVADAILSNERLGKIYNEEKLKYDARRYRDNKLDSSQQIEFEFELKKRLELIKDFNQQREIDNLSEDNLLKLQLEEAYNNHIAYQEQKSSTRQTHTIGMNIKYWLVAASITALTILGGGAIFFFQNGDSIENKLYAEYYSPLSKHNFYLFNNSSLAIAKQKYMDGDYTNAILLLKDLPSYVTIEAEKNLFIGLSLIEIGEYKGAIDYFEEVLNAQKKHEYIQQVRWYLGLCYLKVGDRRKAIDTFRSIADNNGYNYKEAKQILKKLRD, from the coding sequence ATGGACTTGAAGGTTACTAGGGAAATGATTTCTGCTTTTTTGCTAAACACACTCCCTATGGAAAAAATGTCTTTGGTTGCAGATGCAATACTTTCCAACGAACGTTTAGGAAAAATCTACAATGAAGAAAAACTTAAATACGATGCACGTAGATACCGTGATAATAAGTTGGATTCATCCCAACAAATAGAGTTTGAGTTCGAACTAAAGAAGCGTCTAGAACTTATAAAGGATTTTAACCAACAAAGAGAGATAGACAATCTCTCAGAGGACAATCTCCTTAAACTACAACTTGAGGAGGCTTACAACAACCATATCGCCTATCAAGAACAGAAAAGCAGCACCCGTCAAACACACACTATTGGTATGAATATTAAATACTGGCTAGTTGCCGCATCCATTACTGCACTAACTATTCTAGGAGGAGGGGCTATATTCTTTTTTCAAAACGGGGATTCTATAGAGAACAAGCTATACGCCGAATACTATTCTCCACTTAGCAAACATAATTTCTACCTATTCAATAACAGCTCTTTGGCTATTGCCAAGCAGAAGTATATGGATGGGGATTACACCAACGCCATACTACTTTTAAAAGACTTACCATCGTATGTTACCATTGAGGCTGAAAAAAACCTATTCATCGGTTTATCTTTGATTGAAATTGGCGAATATAAAGGTGCTATAGATTATTTCGAGGAAGTTCTAAATGCCCAAAAAAAGCATGAATACATCCAACAGGTTAGGTGGTATTTAGGGTTATGCTATCTGAAAGTTGGCGATAGGAGAAAAGCGATAGATACCTTTCGGAGTATCGCTGACAATAATGGCTATAACTATAAAGAAGCTAAACAGATTCTGAAAAAACTTCGAGATTAA
- a CDS encoding DUF4974 domain-containing protein, translating into MSIRLKYLSLLILVILSGYNTALSQTRISETFDGKPLNKVLDLISKNYSIKFAYDNSALDTVVVSGNFRNESVDDVLNLLLKKTNLEVLHINEVYIIKQRIELPKTEVKVEVVKPIKYRVLGIVKEKGTGESLPYASVAVQETQNGTSTNTDGYFSLSSNKTDSLTLMVNYLGFQPVRLKVAPLFKNEIITIELNRNNTLISDIVVIKNLHESLAVKEEPGVYQWNSKNNATSPCLSNLDIAAPLQLLPGIDGTTESLSGLVVRHSPSDKNLFVYDGFTIYHIDHFFGAFTSFNSKAIKDIRITRGGFDSHWGGRVSSVIEITGKTGNERKFITDIGLDQLSSDIELEGPIGKKTTFVFAARRSYTDLYHSNLYYNLFESARSDLSLLKKVPTSFTTDPSQPGYYYYDMNAKISFKPGPKDIVSVSGYQGYDNLNLNATESIPIVKENSSWGNKGAGMRWSRQWNNIFYHNITAGISKYNMHYNHLDYRLRNRFVNDTIASHTYLINNQINDININFNGEINIGSTNKIEFGLSENSVSINANDGYSYYSLGARIIDTLKVYDNRVSNSTFWAQGFVSDGPLKAFRFGGRITYNNLTNKYYFEPRSQLEIQLSKKFSIKMAAGLYYQFVNKINSYSNGNYRSIWKVSDGDRFPVVKSTHLIGGFLWDIGSGFSLDFEGYLKKTSNLSFEQSLIKRIDGVKIVEEQRVFQIDNKALGADMLLKKNWSKGQSWISYSLSRSLNQSKKLNGNNEYPALDDHLSELKIVNVINLKHWDFTIAWIYGSGNPWDEILLTSSLQLSPYYEKNSARLSPYNRIDLGLNYNFKIKNGELKIGTKVFNLLNGTNILSKPYQLSDTPFQDYLDGKSPIVYKEIPGMGFTPSFFINLRF; encoded by the coding sequence ATGAGCATTAGACTAAAATACCTATCACTTTTAATTTTAGTAATCCTTTCTGGATATAATACTGCTTTATCCCAAACTCGAATTTCTGAAACATTCGATGGTAAACCGCTGAATAAAGTACTGGATTTAATATCGAAAAACTATAGTATAAAATTTGCTTACGACAATTCGGCATTAGATACAGTTGTTGTATCAGGGAATTTTAGGAATGAGTCAGTTGATGATGTTCTTAATCTACTTCTAAAAAAAACAAACCTTGAGGTACTACATATTAATGAGGTCTACATTATAAAACAGCGAATTGAACTACCAAAAACTGAAGTTAAGGTTGAAGTTGTTAAACCAATAAAATACAGGGTATTGGGTATTGTTAAAGAAAAGGGTACAGGAGAGAGCTTGCCCTATGCCTCGGTTGCAGTTCAGGAAACACAAAATGGAACATCTACTAATACTGATGGATATTTTTCACTCTCTAGCAATAAAACAGATTCACTAACATTAATGGTAAACTATTTAGGATTTCAGCCAGTTCGACTCAAAGTGGCCCCTTTGTTTAAAAATGAGATCATTACCATCGAACTTAATAGAAATAATACCTTAATATCTGATATTGTTGTTATAAAAAACCTACATGAATCATTGGCCGTTAAAGAAGAACCTGGTGTTTATCAGTGGAATTCCAAAAACAATGCAACTTCTCCATGTCTTTCAAATCTAGATATTGCAGCACCACTACAACTACTTCCAGGCATAGATGGCACAACTGAATCCCTCTCTGGACTTGTTGTGCGCCATTCCCCATCGGATAAAAATCTATTTGTTTACGATGGGTTTACCATCTACCATATCGACCATTTTTTTGGAGCATTTACAAGTTTCAACTCAAAGGCTATAAAAGATATTAGAATAACCCGCGGAGGGTTTGATAGTCATTGGGGAGGCAGAGTTTCTTCTGTAATAGAAATTACTGGGAAAACTGGAAATGAAAGGAAATTTATTACTGATATTGGCTTAGATCAACTAAGCTCCGATATTGAACTTGAAGGTCCCATAGGCAAAAAAACAACTTTTGTTTTTGCCGCCCGAAGATCTTATACTGATTTGTACCATAGTAATTTATATTACAATTTATTCGAAAGTGCTCGCTCAGATCTTTCCTTGCTAAAAAAAGTTCCGACCTCATTCACAACAGATCCTAGCCAACCAGGATACTATTACTATGACATGAATGCCAAAATCAGCTTTAAGCCTGGACCAAAAGATATTGTTTCTGTCAGCGGTTATCAGGGGTACGACAATCTTAATCTCAACGCCACAGAATCAATTCCAATAGTTAAGGAAAACTCCAGCTGGGGCAATAAGGGTGCTGGAATGCGTTGGTCTCGCCAATGGAATAATATCTTTTATCACAATATAACAGCAGGAATATCTAAGTATAATATGCATTACAATCACTTAGATTATAGGCTAAGAAACAGATTCGTCAACGATACTATTGCTTCCCATACATATTTAATCAACAACCAAATTAATGATATCAATATCAACTTTAATGGAGAGATTAATATTGGCTCAACAAACAAAATCGAATTTGGATTAAGCGAAAATAGTGTTAGTATTAATGCCAATGATGGTTATAGCTATTATTCATTAGGCGCAAGGATTATAGACACTTTAAAGGTATACGACAATAGAGTAAGTAATTCAACCTTTTGGGCTCAAGGATTTGTCTCTGATGGTCCATTAAAAGCGTTTAGATTCGGAGGGAGAATAACCTACAATAACTTAACCAATAAATACTATTTCGAACCGAGATCCCAACTCGAAATTCAACTTTCGAAAAAATTCTCAATCAAAATGGCTGCTGGCTTATACTACCAGTTTGTAAATAAAATTAACTCTTACAGCAATGGTAATTATAGAAGTATCTGGAAAGTATCCGATGGTGACCGATTTCCGGTAGTTAAATCAACCCATTTGATTGGAGGTTTCCTTTGGGATATAGGAAGTGGTTTTAGTCTTGATTTCGAAGGATATTTAAAAAAAACAAGCAATCTTAGCTTTGAGCAATCCTTAATAAAAAGAATTGACGGTGTTAAGATAGTTGAAGAGCAAAGAGTTTTTCAAATAGACAATAAGGCCTTGGGGGCTGATATGCTTCTAAAAAAGAATTGGAGCAAAGGACAATCTTGGATTTCCTATTCACTCAGTAGATCATTGAACCAATCTAAGAAGCTGAATGGTAATAATGAATACCCTGCTCTTGATGATCATTTAAGTGAACTTAAAATTGTAAATGTAATTAATCTTAAGCATTGGGATTTTACAATTGCCTGGATTTATGGGTCAGGAAATCCTTGGGATGAGATTCTATTAACCTCATCACTTCAACTCTCACCCTATTACGAAAAAAATTCTGCTCGTTTATCGCCCTACAATAGAATAGATTTAGGGTTAAACTATAATTTCAAAATAAAAAATGGTGAACTAAAAATTGGAACCAAAGTTTTCAACCTTCTCAATGGCACAAACATTCTATCAAAACCATATCAACTCTCCGATACACCATTCCAAGATTATCTTGATGGTAAATCACCTATTGTGTACAAAGAAATTCCCGGAATGGGATTCACCCCCTCTTTCTTCATAAACCTTAGATTCTAA
- a CDS encoding FecR family protein has translation MNRIIKNRENGLTGSTENKTRDEFDAIISDLRVPSGKSKEQAWQAIFEKLEEKPSTRTIPLIRIALKVAASLIIPIAIGGSIWVWGYGKVDIYCPKGQHITQLLPDSSKIQINADTRISYNKVLWFTSRKIYIKGEALFKVKKGKQFDVIADMATTSVLGTTFDVYARDGKVKVSCIEGRVSVKNNDSNSKVILTAGLHTQAVKKELTKPVEMIKDEELTWPYGEFYFNNTPLIDVLKEIERQFNVDIIFKSTEKRFYTGYFKNNDLNEALRLVCIPMGISYTVNERSIEIKQIKK, from the coding sequence GTGAACCGAATAATTAAAAATAGAGAGAATGGGTTGACCGGTTCAACAGAAAATAAAACCAGAGATGAGTTTGATGCTATAATAAGTGATCTTAGAGTACCATCAGGCAAGTCGAAGGAACAGGCTTGGCAGGCGATCTTTGAAAAATTAGAAGAAAAACCGAGTACAAGAACTATTCCTTTAATTCGGATTGCACTAAAAGTTGCAGCGTCATTAATTATCCCGATTGCGATCGGTGGTTCAATATGGGTTTGGGGGTATGGAAAAGTAGATATCTACTGTCCAAAAGGGCAACATATTACTCAATTGTTACCCGATAGTAGTAAAATTCAAATAAATGCTGACACACGAATTTCTTACAACAAAGTTCTTTGGTTTACTAGTCGTAAGATATACATAAAAGGCGAAGCCCTTTTCAAAGTAAAAAAAGGGAAGCAGTTTGATGTTATTGCCGACATGGCAACTACATCGGTACTAGGGACAACCTTTGATGTTTATGCCAGAGATGGAAAGGTAAAAGTTAGCTGTATTGAAGGGCGGGTATCAGTTAAGAACAATGACTCAAACAGCAAAGTTATTCTTACAGCTGGTCTTCATACCCAAGCCGTCAAGAAGGAACTAACAAAACCTGTAGAAATGATTAAGGACGAAGAATTAACATGGCCCTATGGTGAATTCTATTTCAACAACACCCCCTTAATTGATGTGTTAAAGGAAATTGAGAGGCAGTTTAATGTTGATATTATTTTTAAAAGCACAGAAAAAAGGTTCTATACAGGGTACTTCAAAAACAATGATTTAAACGAAGCCCTAAGGTTGGTATGCATACCAATGGGAATAAGTTACACCGTAAATGAGAGATCGATTGAAATAAAACAAATAAAAAAATAA
- a CDS encoding CHAT domain-containing protein yields MTFFKSQFKTLVGKALILLLVGISLSLPSVNAQQAKDTSYASMLYDSSKVYYAVGEYSSITWALTKVLQLKSEIPADTYPEYFRVYNLLGLAYKDLGELNIATDFYQKALRSTSDIFNLSVINDNIANIYSLRGDYSKAIYCYENTLLVLEKSDNEKKYEYITNNYHNLGYSYYKLGNYKLARVSYLKSIQISKENKLRENSDTYFNCGLAYKRMDSLDKADYCFRKAIACNTKEFGENHYMTGMAYINYACFYSEIGQLTKSEQLYSKAYKILINTLGRKHSYTSLCLMNNGQLFYRKGSFKQALKYYQKSLISKIYNFNDSSIYANPKADVLPDMDLLDILKSKAQAFTKLAGNENRTENLRAALATLELAATFTEQLRTGCLYEVSKLQLTAKEHEIYLSLVSTANSLYEISGDLTYAGLAFRYSEYSKYGVLRELKDEALAKGVAGISDSIIDSERRVEAQISSTRMQIEEENKLEHPSKGKIEKLNLQRFTLTQRLERLEQRLESKYPEYFRQKYCNQVVSLPQLQGAMGKKEAILEYVLEGNELYTFTITRDTFSLTKQVADSTFYANLNFFNSALRSEYSSDYVAYRNASYNLYERLIRPAEPLLKSKNLLVIPGGRLSLIPFDVLIDKPYKDSDKCDYGKESYLLRKYPIGYGYSATLYYNSINSKGSSSPKFLGIAPDYKGSKDSLRSIPLGLKSVRRVALLTLGKPLAGSTATEGNFKKYCGKYNIIHFYAHGFEDTLNPASSMLFLSPQADSTDDGYLHAWEINSMQLNAELVVLASCNSGSGKLSKGEGALSISRSFMYAGSQSVVMSLWRAYDRSTIGMLNSFYQNLLKGMRKDEALRLAKLDYLEKANPVLAHPRFWAGIVVNGNQNGLYRYWYLKKIILVTIIVLLLLFTFKKRKAIRSFPHKAKKTGRILASQALSGLLTLKMQVLHIIRKAYRRVACKFSRLLFPKYLIYRKRPTDSTKI; encoded by the coding sequence ATGACTTTTTTTAAATCACAATTTAAAACTCTGGTAGGCAAAGCTCTTATTTTGCTATTAGTTGGCATTTCCCTTAGCCTGCCGAGTGTAAATGCTCAACAAGCAAAGGATACCAGCTATGCCAGTATGCTCTACGATAGCAGCAAGGTATACTATGCAGTTGGGGAATACAGCAGTATCACATGGGCTTTGACCAAAGTACTTCAGCTAAAGAGCGAAATACCAGCTGACACCTACCCAGAATATTTTAGAGTATATAACTTGCTAGGATTAGCTTATAAAGACCTAGGTGAACTAAACATTGCTACTGACTTCTACCAAAAGGCATTAAGAAGTACCTCGGATATATTTAACCTATCAGTAATAAACGATAATATCGCCAATATTTACTCCTTACGAGGCGATTACTCCAAGGCAATCTACTGCTACGAGAATACCTTGTTGGTACTTGAAAAAAGTGATAATGAGAAGAAGTATGAATATATTACAAATAATTACCATAACCTAGGCTATTCCTACTACAAACTTGGAAATTATAAACTTGCCAGAGTAAGTTATCTGAAAAGCATTCAAATATCTAAAGAGAATAAACTAAGGGAGAATAGCGACACATACTTTAATTGTGGGTTGGCATACAAGAGGATGGATAGTTTAGACAAAGCTGATTACTGTTTTAGAAAAGCGATAGCCTGCAATACCAAGGAGTTTGGTGAAAATCACTACATGACAGGGATGGCATATATTAACTACGCCTGCTTTTATTCGGAAATTGGACAGTTAACAAAAAGTGAGCAGTTGTACAGCAAGGCATATAAGATATTGATTAATACCCTTGGAAGAAAGCATTCGTACACCTCTTTATGCCTAATGAATAACGGACAACTATTTTATCGGAAAGGAAGTTTCAAACAAGCATTAAAGTATTACCAAAAATCGCTAATATCAAAGATTTATAATTTCAACGATAGCTCAATTTATGCTAATCCAAAAGCGGATGTACTCCCCGATATGGATTTGCTGGATATTCTGAAATCAAAGGCGCAGGCCTTTACCAAGCTAGCAGGGAATGAAAACAGAACGGAAAACCTTAGAGCTGCCCTTGCCACCCTTGAGCTTGCTGCTACATTTACTGAGCAGCTACGCACAGGCTGTCTATACGAAGTCTCTAAGCTACAACTCACCGCAAAGGAGCATGAAATCTATTTATCGCTGGTAAGCACTGCGAATTCCCTATACGAAATTTCAGGGGATTTAACGTATGCAGGGTTAGCATTCCGGTACTCCGAATATAGCAAATACGGCGTGCTAAGGGAGCTGAAGGATGAGGCGTTGGCAAAGGGGGTTGCAGGAATTTCCGATAGCATTATTGATAGCGAAAGAAGAGTAGAGGCGCAGATTAGCAGTACTAGGATGCAGATTGAGGAGGAGAATAAGCTTGAGCATCCTAGTAAAGGGAAAATTGAGAAATTGAACTTGCAGCGGTTTACTTTAACGCAGAGACTTGAAAGATTAGAGCAACGGCTTGAGAGTAAGTACCCCGAGTACTTCAGGCAGAAGTACTGCAACCAGGTTGTAAGTTTACCGCAGCTACAGGGGGCAATGGGCAAAAAGGAGGCTATACTCGAATACGTTCTGGAGGGTAATGAGCTGTATACCTTCACCATCACTCGTGATACATTTTCATTGACCAAGCAGGTAGCCGATAGCACCTTCTATGCAAACCTGAACTTCTTTAATTCCGCCCTGCGCAGCGAGTACTCATCGGATTACGTTGCGTATAGAAATGCCTCGTACAACCTATACGAAAGGCTTATCCGCCCAGCTGAACCCCTGCTAAAGAGTAAAAACCTGCTGGTAATCCCAGGAGGTAGGCTAAGCCTGATCCCTTTTGATGTCCTAATCGATAAGCCCTACAAGGATAGCGATAAGTGCGACTACGGGAAAGAGTCGTACCTGCTAAGGAAATACCCTATAGGCTACGGCTATTCCGCAACCCTGTACTATAACTCCATAAATAGTAAGGGCAGCAGCTCACCCAAATTTCTTGGAATAGCCCCCGATTACAAGGGATCAAAGGATTCCCTAAGGAGCATCCCCTTGGGTTTAAAGAGCGTACGAAGGGTAGCCCTGCTAACCCTAGGGAAACCGCTAGCTGGGAGTACGGCAACGGAAGGGAATTTTAAGAAATATTGTGGTAAGTACAATATCATCCATTTCTACGCGCATGGGTTTGAGGATACGCTAAACCCTGCCAGCTCTATGCTATTCCTATCGCCCCAAGCCGATTCAACGGACGATGGCTACCTACATGCCTGGGAGATAAATAGCATGCAGCTAAACGCGGAGTTGGTGGTTCTGGCATCATGCAATTCTGGATCTGGGAAATTATCCAAAGGGGAAGGGGCACTGAGCATTAGCAGAAGTTTTATGTATGCGGGTAGCCAATCGGTGGTGATGTCGCTATGGAGGGCATACGATAGGTCAACAATCGGTATGCTAAATAGCTTTTACCAGAACCTGCTAAAGGGGATGCGCAAGGATGAGGCGCTGAGGCTCGCCAAGCTGGACTACCTCGAAAAGGCAAATCCCGTTCTGGCACACCCCCGGTTTTGGGCTGGTATTGTAGTGAACGGCAATCAGAACGGGTTGTACCGCTACTGGTACTTAAAGAAAATAATTCTTGTAACCATTATAGTTTTACTGCTACTTTTTACCTTTAAGAAGCGGAAAGCGATAAGAAGCTTTCCGCATAAAGCAAAAAAGACAGGAAGAATCCTCGCATCACAGGCTCTTTCAGGTCTGTTGACTCTGAAAATGCAGGTTTTACATATAATCCGAAAAGCCTATCGGCGTGTTGCTTGCAAATTTTCACGTCTACTGTTCCCAAAATATCTGATTTATAGGAAACGCCCGACAGATTCTACCAAGATTTAG
- a CDS encoding ComC/BlpC family leader-containing pheromone/bacteriocin: MKTLKKMKQNRTLEGFIAIKAKHLQEIKGGEAAPLPRGSVL, translated from the coding sequence ATGAAAACGTTAAAAAAAATGAAACAAAACAGGACTTTAGAGGGATTTATTGCTATTAAAGCAAAGCACTTACAAGAAATCAAAGGTGGCGAGGCTGCCCCACTTCCAAGAGGTAGTGTTCTTTAG
- a CDS encoding CHAT domain-containing protein — MNSFNLLVFKLLLLPIVFISINQSRIVAQQVNNTDKINALYDSSKAYYAAGDYNSALVSLNRILALKSKIPEDISPEYFRVYNLLGLVNRESGNLSVAIDYYKKAKEKTSDVFSLSVINGNIAIIYSFSGDYPKAIYYIENTLSVLEKSKDKKKYGYIVDNYHNLGYSYHKLGNYKLARVSYLKSIQISKENKLGENSVTYFNCGLVYQKLDSLNRADYFFKKAIEFNVIEFGENHYMTGMAYINYAFFYSETGEFFKSEQLYRKAYKILTSTLGIKHPYTSLCLVNNGQIYYRTGNYKRALKYYQQSLVSKIYNFNDSSVYANPSVDVLPDMDLLDILKLKAQAFERLVEQERREGNLNAALATLELAATFIERLRTGYLYEGSKLQLAAKEHEIYLSLVKIANSLYEISGDSKYMAVAFRYAEYGKYAVLRELKNDEMAKGIAGVPDSISKKERGIELQISDIRMQVEGESKQEHPNRAKIDEWNRQLFTLTQRLEGLVQLLESNYPDYYRLKYSNQVVSVPQLQKAMGEKEAILEYVLSDSALYTFTITKDTFHLLKQEVDSTFNSSLKFFISALHSEYSSDYVTYREVAYTLYRKLIYPVEPLLKNKSLLIIPDGGLSIIPFDVLIDKPYKDSDNCDYANESYLLRKYPIGYAYSATLYRNTLNSNYKGSPNFLGIAPDYKNSKDSLRSIPMGLRSVRKVALLTLGKSLTGNKATEANFKKYFSKYGIIQFYAHGLEDTLNPANSKLVLSNPTDSSEDGYLHAWEVYNMHLNAEMVVLGSCYSGSGRLSEGEGVLSISRSFMFAGSKSVVMSLWAAADRTTNNMLNDFFLNLLKGMRKDEALRLAKLKNLAKADPIYAHPRFWAGIVVNGNQNELYHYWYLKKLIFVTIVILALVFTFRKRKAMRNFLYKREEDR, encoded by the coding sequence ATGAATTCTTTTAATTTACTGGTTTTCAAACTCCTTCTTTTGCCAATAGTATTTATTTCTATTAACCAATCAAGGATTGTCGCTCAGCAGGTTAACAATACCGATAAAATAAATGCGCTTTACGATAGCAGCAAGGCTTACTATGCCGCAGGGGATTATAATAGTGCCTTAGTATCTCTTAATAGGATTCTTGCTTTAAAGAGTAAAATACCAGAGGATATTAGCCCAGAATATTTTAGGGTGTATAACCTACTTGGATTGGTGAATAGAGAGTCTGGTAATCTAAGCGTAGCTATTGATTATTACAAAAAGGCAAAAGAAAAGACATCTGATGTTTTTAGTTTATCGGTTATAAATGGGAATATTGCTATTATCTACTCTTTTAGTGGTGATTACCCTAAGGCCATTTACTATATAGAGAATACACTATCGGTGCTAGAAAAGAGCAAAGACAAGAAGAAATACGGCTATATCGTTGATAACTATCATAATTTGGGTTACTCCTACCACAAACTTGGAAACTATAAACTTGCCAGAGTAAGTTATCTGAAAAGCATTCAAATATCTAAGGAGAATAAACTCGGGGAGAATAGCGTGACATATTTTAATTGTGGGCTAGTATATCAGAAGTTGGATAGTTTAAATAGAGCGGATTACTTTTTTAAAAAGGCAATAGAATTTAATGTCATTGAGTTTGGTGAAAATCACTACATGACCGGGATGGCATATATAAATTATGCTTTCTTTTATTCAGAAACAGGAGAGTTCTTTAAAAGTGAACAACTTTACAGGAAGGCTTATAAAATCTTAACCAGTACTCTCGGAATTAAACATCCTTACACATCTTTATGCTTAGTAAATAACGGACAAATATACTATAGAACAGGAAATTATAAGCGGGCGTTAAAATACTACCAGCAATCCTTAGTATCCAAGATATACAATTTTAACGATAGTTCAGTATATGCAAATCCCAGCGTTGATGTACTCCCAGATATGGATTTGCTGGATATCCTAAAGCTAAAGGCGCAAGCCTTTGAGAGGTTGGTTGAACAGGAGCGCAGGGAGGGGAACCTAAATGCTGCCCTTGCAACGCTTGAGCTGGCTGCTACCTTTATTGAGCGTTTGCGCACGGGTTACCTGTACGAGGGTTCTAAGCTGCAGCTGGCAGCAAAGGAGCACGAAATTTATCTGTCCTTGGTGAAAATTGCAAATTCTCTATACGAAATTTCGGGGGATTCAAAGTACATGGCTGTAGCATTTCGGTACGCTGAGTATGGCAAGTACGCCGTGCTAAGGGAGTTGAAGAATGATGAGATGGCCAAAGGAATTGCTGGAGTACCCGATAGCATCAGCAAAAAGGAAAGAGGTATAGAATTGCAGATTAGCGATATAAGGATGCAGGTTGAGGGGGAGAGCAAGCAGGAGCACCCTAACAGAGCGAAGATTGATGAGTGGAACAGGCAACTGTTTACCCTAACGCAGAGGCTCGAAGGGCTTGTGCAGCTGCTTGAGAGCAATTACCCCGATTACTACAGGCTAAAATACAGCAATCAGGTTGTAAGCGTACCGCAGCTACAAAAAGCAATGGGGGAAAAGGAGGCTATTCTCGAATATGTGCTAAGTGACAGTGCATTATATACCTTTACCATTACTAAGGATACATTCCATCTGCTAAAGCAGGAAGTTGATAGTACCTTCAATTCAAGCCTCAAATTTTTTATATCAGCCCTTCACAGCGAGTACTCATCGGATTATGTTACTTACAGGGAAGTGGCGTATACCCTTTACAGAAAACTTATATACCCGGTTGAACCACTGCTAAAAAACAAAAGTCTGCTAATAATCCCTGATGGTGGGCTGAGCATTATCCCTTTTGATGTACTTATCGATAAACCATACAAGGATAGCGATAATTGCGATTATGCTAATGAATCGTACCTGCTTAGGAAATACCCGATAGGCTACGCCTATTCAGCCACTCTTTACAGGAATACCCTAAATAGCAATTATAAAGGCTCCCCCAATTTTCTTGGAATTGCCCCCGATTATAAAAACTCAAAGGATTCGCTAAGGAGTATCCCGATGGGACTCAGGAGTGTAAGAAAGGTTGCTCTGCTAACCCTCGGAAAATCCCTAACCGGGAACAAAGCAACGGAAGCGAATTTTAAGAAGTACTTTAGCAAATACGGTATCATCCAATTCTATGCCCATGGGCTTGAGGATACCCTTAACCCTGCCAACTCAAAGCTCGTTCTATCTAACCCAACCGATTCCTCAGAGGATGGCTACCTGCACGCATGGGAGGTATACAACATGCATTTAAATGCGGAGATGGTAGTGCTGGGATCATGCTACTCTGGCTCTGGGAGATTATCCGAGGGGGAAGGGGTGCTAAGCATAAGTCGAAGTTTTATGTTTGCTGGTAGCAAGTCCGTGGTGATGTCGCTTTGGGCAGCAGCCGATAGGACAACAAACAATATGCTTAACGATTTTTTCCTGAACCTTCTAAAGGGGATGCGTAAGGATGAGGCTCTAAGGCTTGCCAAATTAAAAAACCTCGCAAAGGCGGATCCAATTTATGCACACCCTCGTTTTTGGGCAGGTATAGTGGTAAATGGCAATCAGAATGAGTTGTATCATTACTGGTATCTAAAGAAATTGATTTTTGTTACAATCGTAATTTTGGCACTGGTTTTTACTTTTAGGAAGCGGAAAGCGATGAGAAATTTTCTATATAAAAGAGAAGAGGATAGATAA